A single window of Synechococcus sp. CBW1004 DNA harbors:
- a CDS encoding STAS domain-containing protein, with translation MLKGAGAISDLQRLTVSLRGGYEQQPQCLLFSFTGQLDAYSDKQFIEFVSGHLGEVSRPVVLDLSRIDFLDSSGLGALVQLAKQFQQSGHNFLVVGNARVVQTVKLVRLEEFLHLQPDLDTALGRLSAA, from the coding sequence GTGCTCAAGGGGGCTGGAGCCATCTCCGACCTGCAGCGACTGACCGTTTCCCTCCGCGGTGGCTATGAGCAGCAGCCGCAATGCCTGCTGTTCAGCTTCACAGGCCAACTCGACGCCTACTCGGACAAGCAGTTCATCGAGTTCGTGAGCGGCCATCTCGGGGAAGTCTCCAGGCCTGTGGTGCTCGACCTGAGCCGCATCGACTTCCTCGATTCCTCCGGTCTCGGCGCTCTCGTGCAGCTCGCCAAGCAGTTCCAGCAGAGCGGCCACAACTTTCTCGTCGTCGGCAACGCCCGCGTGGTGCAGACGGTGAAACTGGTGCGACTGGAGGAGTTCCTGCATCTGCAGCCCGATCTCGACACCGCCCTTGGCCGCCTCTCCGCGGCCTGA
- the carA gene encoding glutamine-hydrolyzing carbamoyl-phosphate synthase small subunit: MSTPSTADAVPALLVLADGTVLRGQAFGARGTVVGEVVFNTGMTGYQEVMTDPSYSGQLVTFTYPELGNTGVNGQDQEADRPHVRGVIARQLAPRASNWRSEEELDTWLQRHGVVGIAGVDTRALVRHLREGGAINGILSSDGTPPLQLLEQVRSAPSMSGLNLAETVSTREPYRWDQLCPASFDARPVRHPERPYRVVAIDFGIKRAILERLVAHGCEVTVLPADATLEQVLSLQPEGVFLSNGPGDPAAVSSGIALARGLLEQRDLPLFGICLGHQILGLALGGTTFKLGYGHRGLNHPCGAPGMVEITSQNHGFAIDAASLPAERVRVTHENLNDRTVAALAMVDQPVFGVQYHPEASPGPHDADHHFGRFAALMEERR; the protein is encoded by the coding sequence TTGTCCACCCCTTCCACCGCTGACGCCGTTCCGGCCCTGCTCGTGCTCGCCGATGGCACCGTGCTGCGCGGCCAGGCCTTCGGCGCGCGGGGCACGGTGGTCGGAGAGGTGGTGTTCAACACCGGCATGACCGGCTATCAGGAAGTGATGACCGACCCCAGTTATTCGGGGCAACTGGTCACCTTCACCTATCCGGAGCTCGGCAACACCGGCGTCAATGGCCAGGACCAGGAGGCGGACCGCCCGCATGTGCGGGGCGTGATCGCCCGTCAGCTGGCTCCCCGGGCCAGCAACTGGCGCAGCGAGGAGGAGCTCGACACCTGGCTGCAGCGTCATGGCGTGGTCGGCATCGCCGGTGTCGACACCCGCGCCCTGGTGCGCCATCTGCGCGAGGGAGGGGCGATCAACGGCATCCTCTCCAGCGATGGCACGCCGCCGCTTCAGCTGCTGGAACAGGTCCGCTCAGCGCCTTCGATGAGCGGTCTCAACCTGGCGGAGACCGTCAGCACCCGCGAGCCCTACCGCTGGGATCAGCTGTGCCCTGCTTCCTTTGATGCCCGTCCGGTCCGCCACCCGGAGCGGCCCTACCGGGTCGTGGCGATCGACTTCGGCATCAAGCGGGCGATCCTGGAGCGGTTGGTGGCCCACGGCTGTGAGGTCACGGTGCTGCCCGCCGACGCCACCCTGGAGCAGGTGCTCTCTCTCCAGCCCGAGGGCGTGTTCCTCTCCAACGGGCCCGGCGACCCCGCCGCGGTCAGCAGTGGCATCGCCCTGGCGCGCGGCCTTCTCGAGCAGCGCGACCTGCCCCTGTTCGGCATCTGCCTGGGGCATCAGATCCTCGGCCTGGCCCTGGGCGGCACCACCTTCAAGCTCGGCTATGGCCACCGCGGCCTCAACCACCCCTGCGGCGCCCCCGGGATGGTGGAGATCACCAGCCAGAACCATGGCTTCGCCATCGACGCGGCCTCGCTGCCGGCCGAGCGGGTGCGGGTGACGCACGAGAACCTCAACGACCGCACCGTCGCCGCCCTCGCGATGGTCGATCAGCCGGTGTTCGGTGTGCAGTACCACCCGGAGGCGAGCCCCGGCCCTCACGATGCCGACCACCACTTCGGCCGCTTCGCCGCCCTGATGGAGGAGCGCCGCTGA
- the trpD gene encoding anthranilate phosphoribosyltransferase: MSDRSSRAAQLERLIAGQDLSGEEADALMRGWIAQEIDPVVTGALLTALRCKGLSGEELAAMAAVLRQHCDLPAPRPELPLIDTCGTGGAGFDSFNISTAVAFTAAACGAHVAKHGNRSASGRVGSADVLEALGLPLGAPQERVIAAVERTGVTFLFAPGWHPALVGLVPLRRALGIRTVFNLLGPLVNPLRPDAHVLGVARPDLLDPMAEALRRLGQGRAIVVHGHGGLDEATLSGPSELRLLENGEIRSDRLDPAGLGLALAPLSAIAGGDLEENRRILEQVLQGQAAEAHTDVVALNAALVLWVAGRSDTIAEGLEQARASLAAGDPWQRLLALREALAEPAGG, from the coding sequence ATGAGCGACCGTTCCTCCCGCGCCGCCCAGCTCGAGCGGCTGATCGCCGGCCAGGATCTCAGCGGGGAGGAGGCCGATGCCCTGATGCGCGGCTGGATCGCTCAGGAGATCGACCCGGTCGTCACCGGCGCCCTGCTCACCGCCCTGCGCTGCAAGGGCCTCAGCGGCGAAGAGCTGGCGGCGATGGCGGCGGTGCTGCGCCAGCACTGCGACCTGCCGGCCCCGCGGCCGGAGCTCCCTCTGATCGACACCTGCGGCACCGGCGGTGCCGGCTTTGACAGCTTCAACATCTCCACCGCCGTGGCCTTCACGGCCGCCGCCTGCGGTGCCCATGTGGCCAAGCACGGCAACCGCAGCGCCAGTGGCCGCGTCGGCTCGGCCGACGTTCTCGAGGCCCTCGGCCTGCCGCTGGGCGCCCCCCAGGAACGGGTGATCGCCGCGGTGGAACGCACCGGCGTCACCTTTCTGTTCGCCCCCGGCTGGCATCCGGCCCTGGTGGGGCTTGTGCCGCTGCGACGGGCCCTGGGCATCCGCACCGTCTTCAACCTGCTCGGACCGCTGGTGAATCCGCTGCGTCCCGATGCCCATGTGCTGGGTGTGGCACGGCCGGATCTGCTCGATCCGATGGCGGAGGCGCTGCGGCGACTGGGCCAGGGACGGGCGATCGTGGTGCATGGTCATGGTGGCCTTGACGAGGCCACCCTCAGCGGCCCCAGCGAGCTGCGTCTGCTGGAGAACGGGGAGATCCGCAGCGACCGCCTGGATCCGGCCGGCCTCGGGCTGGCGCTGGCGCCGCTCTCCGCCATCGCCGGCGGTGATCTCGAGGAGAACCGCCGCATCCTCGAGCAGGTGCTTCAGGGCCAGGCCGCCGAGGCCCACACCGATGTGGTGGCGCTCAACGCCGCCCTGGTGCTCTGGGTCGCCGGCCGCAGCGACACGATCGCCGAGGGGTTGGAGCAAGCCAGGGCCAGCCTGGCGGCCGGCGATCCCTGGCAGCGACTGCTGGCCCTGCGCGAAGCGCTGGCGGAGCCTGCTGGGGGATGA
- a CDS encoding DUF3288 family protein has protein sequence MEEQNHPLHAADRIVIDRLLAADPPADEHLVDLARLFSRYDGFPGASDLRDDLERLLRLWGLDRDQLNQRTRAIWAAGFRPGAAPMAEAVGSGFDTAAAEGA, from the coding sequence ATGGAGGAGCAGAACCACCCTCTCCATGCGGCTGACCGCATCGTGATCGACCGGCTGCTGGCGGCTGATCCGCCCGCCGATGAGCATCTGGTCGACCTGGCCCGGTTGTTCAGCCGCTACGACGGCTTCCCCGGGGCGAGCGATCTGCGCGACGACCTGGAGCGTCTGCTCCGGCTCTGGGGTCTCGATCGCGATCAGTTGAATCAACGCACGCGTGCCATCTGGGCGGCCGGCTTCCGCCCCGGTGCCGCTCCCATGGCTGAAGCGGTGGGCTCCGGCTTCGACACCGCCGCCGCCGAGGGCGCCTGA